In one Nocardioides luteus genomic region, the following are encoded:
- a CDS encoding protein kinase domain-containing protein has product MDAHPPIAGRYRLLALLGAGGMGEVWRARDTVLDRDVAVKLLRDVDDPTMAERFRRESLSTARVVHDDVVKIFDAGSDDNDVFLVMELLPGPTLAEPIRQHGAMPVDMAVEYTRQVAGALGAAHRAGVVHRDIKPANLMFDGDGRLTVLDFGIAYAMTGVDAGLTQTGHVIGSPSYLSPEQAAGDPVGPPADVYSLGCVLFEMLTGKVPYSAPHPVKILHMHLSDPVPRITDFRSVPAPLARLVTRMLDKNPAARPSMDQVGHELGYVLSGADPDATDLLGSGQAPRPTQAMPQRPLDEPMALPGSRTGVLPRPDAPPPVRGPRPGSLRRFPTGRLLGAAALVIACLFAASWLAAYEPAPAEADQPSQSSDNSSGSDNNTDTGSDDSADENTDENTDENTDASDNKTLNRLDRLDRWRENLESWNVIDEGQSQEWEDQIQDIRDLVEKGESAKREMEQLRDEFDSLGKRDGKDGEKILDGLLKGN; this is encoded by the coding sequence ATGGATGCGCACCCCCCGATCGCCGGCCGTTACCGGCTCCTCGCCCTGCTCGGAGCCGGCGGCATGGGAGAGGTCTGGCGGGCGCGTGACACCGTCCTCGACCGTGATGTGGCGGTGAAGCTGCTGCGCGACGTGGACGACCCGACGATGGCCGAGCGGTTCCGCCGGGAGTCCCTCTCGACGGCTCGGGTCGTCCATGACGACGTGGTCAAGATCTTCGACGCGGGCAGCGACGACAACGACGTCTTCCTGGTGATGGAGCTGCTGCCCGGCCCGACCCTGGCCGAGCCGATCCGGCAGCACGGCGCGATGCCGGTCGACATGGCGGTCGAGTACACCCGCCAGGTCGCCGGTGCCCTCGGCGCCGCTCACCGGGCCGGTGTGGTGCACCGCGACATCAAGCCGGCCAACCTCATGTTCGACGGCGACGGCCGGCTGACCGTGCTCGACTTCGGCATCGCGTACGCCATGACGGGGGTCGACGCCGGGCTGACCCAGACCGGCCACGTCATCGGGAGCCCGTCCTACCTCTCGCCCGAGCAGGCCGCCGGCGACCCGGTCGGACCGCCCGCGGACGTCTACTCGCTGGGCTGCGTGCTCTTCGAGATGCTCACCGGCAAGGTGCCCTACTCCGCCCCACATCCGGTGAAGATCCTGCACATGCACCTCAGTGACCCGGTGCCGCGCATCACCGACTTCCGCTCGGTGCCCGCACCGCTGGCGCGGCTGGTCACCCGCATGCTCGACAAGAACCCGGCCGCCCGGCCCTCGATGGACCAGGTCGGGCACGAGCTCGGCTATGTGCTCAGCGGCGCCGACCCCGACGCCACCGACCTGCTGGGCTCCGGGCAGGCGCCGCGTCCGACCCAGGCGATGCCGCAACGGCCCCTTGATGAGCCGATGGCGCTGCCCGGCTCCCGCACCGGCGTCCTGCCCCGGCCCGACGCCCCGCCGCCCGTACGCGGGCCGCGCCCGGGGTCGCTGCGGAGGTTCCCGACCGGCCGTCTCCTCGGAGCCGCGGCGCTCGTGATCGCGTGCCTCTTCGCCGCCTCGTGGCTGGCTGCGTACGAGCCCGCGCCGGCCGAGGCCGACCAGCCGTCCCAGAGCTCCGACAACTCCAGCGGCTCCGACAACAACACCGACACCGGCTCCGACGACTCCGCCGACGAGAACACCGACGAGAACACCGACGAGAACACCGACGCGTCGGACAACAAGACCCTCAACCGGCTCGACCGGCTGGACCGCTGGCGGGAGAACCTGGAGAGCTGGAACGTCATCGACGAGGGCCAGTCCCAGGAGTGGGAGGACCAGATCCAGGACATCCGCGACCTCGTCGAGAAGGGTGAGAGCGCCAAGCGCGAGATGGAGCAGCTCCGCGACGAGTTCGACAGCCTGGGCAAGCGCGACGGCAAGGACGGCGAGAAGATCCTCGACGGGCTGCTCAAGGGCAACTGA
- a CDS encoding transglycosylase domain-containing protein, producing the protein MEHRSAEPPKGPTGPPPSWRPPPPPAPPPAPRIAAEPPRTTPSRPGARRAAPRPSTARALLARAEPAAAWAAEKWAAARASATKTSAATGSANRPSAPPSWRRWGKLTAKVALVGFLAIALIGSMTAIVAYNRITVPDPNAEFEVETSFVYYSNGKTELGRYQEGDQNRIKLDADEIPEMVKHAVVAAEDRTFYENSGVDVKGIVRAAFSNTTEGTAGGASTITQQYVKNYYLNSERSYSRKLKEAVIALKLTRQKSKDQILTDYLNTIYFNRGAYGIEAAAKAYFAKSTKDLSLQETAALAAILNNPAGFDPASSTFRGKEKLLGRYQYVLSGMVDLGYLKQAEADKVKDALPKFPAKTVPSRLGGQRGHALTMIKAELLGLKGADGKPLFTEEKIDSGGLRITATLSPKVMKASATAAKTVKPKNRKAYVKNDPEQKNALHVATASVDVASGALLGFYGGQDYLDSQHNWAATGGHAGSTMKVFATAAAIAKGYSLESTWAGDSPFTTYTGSQVVNEGEQAGVADGMDYGQYITMLKALEQSVNTAYIDMTESMGGAEEGRKAVYQTALDAGLTPEKADPRYPGIPSTSGYLTDQDDRIALGGANVSPINMANAYATIANGGYRHDVHVVKKVRDRAGNVLYSWNGRKNARHAISEDVAADVTYAMQGVVQSGSGQKAQSIGRPVAGKTGTGTCTSEQYVCSSWFVGFTPQIATAVRYSRGNGEGKLDGGWMPSYFGADYPTETWAAIMAKAMEGKEVENFPEPVYVDGQDPEPGHEKQLIAPPPPPPEEDDGEECDPIAEFFGACEGNGNGNGNPWEGRP; encoded by the coding sequence ATGGAACACCGGAGCGCCGAGCCTCCGAAGGGTCCGACCGGTCCGCCGCCGTCGTGGCGGCCGCCTCCTCCGCCCGCCCCTCCGCCCGCCCCTCGGATCGCGGCCGAGCCGCCCCGGACCACGCCCAGCCGACCGGGTGCCCGTCGCGCCGCGCCCCGGCCCTCCACCGCCCGCGCCCTGCTCGCCAGGGCAGAGCCGGCCGCGGCCTGGGCCGCCGAGAAGTGGGCCGCGGCCAGAGCCTCGGCGACCAAGACCTCGGCCGCCACGGGCTCGGCGAACCGGCCCTCCGCGCCGCCGAGCTGGCGGCGCTGGGGAAAGCTCACCGCGAAGGTGGCACTGGTCGGCTTCCTGGCGATCGCCCTGATCGGCTCGATGACGGCGATCGTGGCGTACAACCGGATCACGGTGCCGGACCCCAACGCCGAGTTCGAGGTCGAGACCTCGTTCGTCTACTACAGCAACGGCAAGACCGAGCTCGGCCGCTACCAGGAGGGCGACCAGAACCGGATCAAGCTGGACGCCGACGAGATCCCGGAGATGGTCAAGCACGCCGTCGTCGCCGCCGAGGACCGCACCTTCTACGAGAACAGCGGCGTCGACGTGAAGGGCATCGTGCGGGCGGCGTTCTCCAACACCACCGAGGGCACTGCCGGGGGTGCGTCCACGATCACCCAGCAGTACGTCAAGAACTACTACCTCAACTCCGAGCGGTCCTACTCGCGCAAGCTGAAGGAAGCGGTCATCGCCCTGAAGCTCACCCGGCAGAAGAGCAAGGACCAGATCCTCACCGACTACCTCAACACGATCTACTTCAACCGCGGCGCCTACGGCATCGAGGCCGCCGCCAAGGCCTACTTCGCGAAGTCGACCAAGGACCTGTCTCTCCAGGAGACCGCCGCGCTCGCGGCGATCCTCAACAACCCGGCCGGTTTCGACCCGGCCAGCAGCACCTTCCGCGGCAAGGAGAAGCTGCTCGGCCGCTACCAGTACGTCCTCTCCGGCATGGTCGACCTCGGCTACCTGAAGCAGGCCGAGGCCGACAAGGTGAAGGACGCGCTGCCGAAGTTCCCCGCGAAGACGGTGCCGAGCCGGCTCGGCGGCCAACGCGGACACGCGCTCACCATGATCAAGGCCGAGCTGCTCGGCCTGAAGGGTGCCGACGGCAAGCCGCTGTTCACCGAGGAGAAGATCGACAGCGGTGGCCTGCGGATCACCGCGACGCTCTCGCCGAAGGTGATGAAGGCGTCGGCCACCGCGGCCAAGACCGTGAAGCCCAAGAACCGCAAGGCGTACGTCAAGAACGACCCGGAGCAGAAGAACGCCCTGCACGTGGCGACCGCCTCGGTCGATGTCGCCTCCGGTGCGCTGCTCGGCTTCTACGGTGGCCAGGACTACCTCGACAGCCAGCACAACTGGGCCGCGACCGGCGGCCACGCGGGGTCGACGATGAAGGTCTTCGCCACCGCTGCGGCGATCGCGAAGGGCTACTCGCTGGAGTCGACCTGGGCGGGCGACTCGCCGTTCACCACCTACACCGGCTCGCAGGTCGTCAACGAGGGCGAGCAGGCCGGCGTCGCCGACGGCATGGACTACGGCCAGTACATCACCATGCTCAAGGCGCTGGAGCAGTCGGTCAACACGGCCTACATCGACATGACCGAGTCGATGGGTGGGGCCGAGGAGGGGCGCAAGGCCGTCTACCAGACCGCGCTCGACGCGGGGCTGACGCCCGAGAAGGCTGACCCGAGGTATCCCGGCATCCCGAGCACGTCCGGCTACCTCACCGACCAGGACGACCGGATCGCGCTGGGCGGCGCCAACGTCAGCCCGATCAACATGGCCAACGCCTACGCCACGATCGCCAACGGCGGCTACCGCCACGACGTGCACGTGGTGAAGAAGGTCCGCGACCGCGCCGGCAACGTCCTCTACAGCTGGAACGGCCGCAAGAACGCCCGGCACGCGATCTCCGAGGACGTCGCCGCCGACGTGACGTACGCGATGCAGGGCGTGGTGCAGAGCGGCTCGGGCCAGAAGGCCCAGAGCATCGGCCGTCCGGTGGCCGGCAAGACCGGCACCGGCACCTGCACCAGCGAGCAGTACGTCTGCTCGTCCTGGTTCGTCGGGTTCACGCCGCAGATCGCGACCGCCGTGCGCTACTCGCGCGGCAACGGCGAGGGGAAGCTCGACGGTGGCTGGATGCCGTCCTACTTCGGCGCCGACTATCCCACCGAGACCTGGGCCGCCATCATGGCGAAGGCCATGGAGGGCAAGGAGGTCGAGAACTTCCCGGAGCCGGTCTACGTGGACGGCCAGGACCCCGAGCCCGGCCACGAGAAGCAGCTGATCGCGCCGCCGCCACCACCTCCGGAGGAGGACGACGGCGAGGAGTGCGACCCGATCGCGGAGTTCTTCGGCGCCTGTGAGGGCAATGGCAACGGCAACGGCAATCCCTGGGAGGGTCGTCCGTGA
- a CDS encoding alkaline phosphatase D family protein, with protein sequence MPGPSNTPDLRGALRGLDRRRFLTVSAAATALAFTTGLPRTGAFAAPAGSPSAITSDPFTLAVASGDPLPDSVLLWTRLAPLPLEPTGGMPPARFDVAWEVARDAAFTRVVRRGAAAAHTEFNHSVHAEVRGLDAATEYFYRFRVGRWISPVGRTRTAPAVGAAVSSLTFALASCQRYDQGYYTAYKHLAGEDVDAVFHLGDYLYEYAVNASAGTRAYTQPLPAHLNHETVTLDDYRARYGLYKSDPDQIAAHLAHPFIVTWDDHETENNYAADTPENSVPPEEFLVRRAAAYRAYWENQPLRLPQQPTGPDLRLYRRLQWGRLAQFDILDTRQYRTNQANGDGWKVPSAESEAESMTLPGNEQEQWLINGWRRSAATWNVVPQQVTFSRRDHPSGDGTRSMDSWDGYPASRRRILEGWKASEQSNLMVLTGDVHVHYGLDIHDDFDDPSSRIMGTEIVTSSITSGGNGAEHPANWAAYLERNPHMKFYNGLRGYTTVSLDATGAEITYKNVPYVSTPGAPLTVGGRFFTESGRPGLVPA encoded by the coding sequence ATGCCTGGCCCCAGCAACACTCCTGATCTCCGCGGCGCCCTTCGAGGCCTCGACCGCCGCCGCTTCCTGACCGTCTCGGCCGCCGCGACCGCGTTGGCGTTCACGACCGGCCTGCCGCGTACCGGCGCCTTCGCCGCCCCGGCCGGCTCTCCGTCCGCCATCACCTCGGACCCGTTCACCCTCGCCGTCGCGTCGGGCGACCCGCTGCCCGACTCGGTGCTGTTGTGGACCCGGCTCGCTCCCCTACCGCTGGAGCCCACCGGCGGGATGCCGCCCGCGCGCTTCGACGTCGCGTGGGAGGTGGCCCGCGACGCCGCCTTCACCCGGGTCGTACGCCGCGGCGCCGCTGCCGCGCACACGGAGTTCAACCACTCGGTGCACGCCGAGGTCCGCGGCCTGGACGCCGCGACCGAGTACTTCTACCGCTTCCGGGTCGGCCGGTGGATCAGCCCGGTCGGACGGACCCGGACCGCCCCGGCCGTGGGTGCCGCGGTGTCGTCGCTGACCTTCGCCCTCGCCTCGTGCCAGCGCTACGACCAGGGCTACTACACCGCGTACAAGCATCTTGCCGGTGAGGACGTGGACGCCGTCTTCCACCTGGGCGACTACCTCTACGAGTACGCCGTGAACGCCTCTGCCGGGACGCGCGCCTATACCCAGCCGCTGCCCGCACACCTCAACCACGAGACCGTCACGCTGGACGACTACCGGGCTCGCTACGGGCTCTACAAGTCCGACCCGGACCAGATCGCGGCCCACCTCGCGCACCCGTTCATCGTCACCTGGGACGACCACGAGACCGAGAACAACTACGCCGCCGACACCCCCGAGAACTCGGTGCCGCCCGAGGAGTTCCTGGTACGCCGCGCCGCCGCCTACCGGGCCTACTGGGAGAACCAGCCGCTGCGGCTCCCGCAGCAGCCGACCGGCCCCGACCTGAGGCTCTACCGGCGGCTGCAGTGGGGCCGGCTGGCCCAGTTCGACATCCTCGACACCCGGCAGTACCGCACCAACCAGGCCAACGGCGACGGCTGGAAGGTGCCGTCGGCGGAGTCCGAGGCGGAATCGATGACGCTGCCGGGGAACGAGCAGGAGCAGTGGCTGATCAACGGCTGGCGCCGCTCCGCGGCGACGTGGAACGTCGTCCCGCAGCAGGTCACCTTCTCGCGCCGCGACCACCCGTCCGGCGACGGCACCCGTTCGATGGACTCGTGGGACGGCTACCCCGCTTCGCGGCGCCGGATCCTCGAGGGCTGGAAGGCGTCCGAACAGTCGAACCTGATGGTGCTGACCGGTGACGTACACGTCCACTACGGCCTCGACATCCACGACGACTTCGACGACCCGTCCTCGCGGATCATGGGCACCGAGATCGTCACCAGCTCGATCACCTCCGGCGGCAACGGTGCCGAGCACCCGGCCAACTGGGCCGCGTACCTGGAGCGCAACCCGCACATGAAGTTCTACAACGGCCTCCGTGGCTACACGACCGTCTCGCTCGACGCGACCGGCGCGGAGATCACCTACAAGAACGTCCCGTACGTCAGCACGCCCGGCGCACCGCTGACCGTCGGTGGACGCTTCTTCACCGAGTCCGGCAGGCCCGGGCTGGTTCCGGCGTAG
- a CDS encoding oxygenase MpaB family protein: protein MPKLNCHRRARTAGLDPETEFQEISRRLGLYEFPWDTTQALSFALFRTYAVPSIGRLLADTHQFTEHTQKRYDDTALLLEDAAIEDLDSPRGRAAVRRINQMHRMYDISNDDMRYVLSTFVVIPRRWNQEFGWRQSTSDEQLAALRYYQALGKRMGIKDIPATYEEFEQLLDTYEAEHFGYDEGGRAVADSTLELLTTFYPRPLAPLIRIFSLSLMEPHLLEAFGYPEPGRLPRALSRGALKARARVVALLPARRKPAYVRDMPRIRSYPHGFDTEALGTFAPGCPVHRTADQTSEPVEGTKP, encoded by the coding sequence ATGCCCAAGCTGAATTGTCACAGGCGGGCGCGCACGGCCGGGTTGGACCCGGAGACCGAGTTCCAGGAGATCTCGAGGCGTCTGGGGCTCTACGAGTTCCCGTGGGACACGACTCAGGCGCTGAGCTTCGCGCTGTTCCGCACCTATGCGGTGCCCTCGATCGGCCGGCTGCTGGCCGACACCCACCAGTTCACCGAGCACACCCAGAAGCGCTACGACGACACCGCGCTGCTGCTGGAGGACGCGGCGATCGAGGACCTGGACAGCCCTCGCGGCCGGGCCGCGGTGCGGCGGATCAACCAGATGCACCGGATGTACGACATCTCCAACGACGACATGCGCTACGTCCTCTCGACGTTCGTGGTGATCCCGCGGCGCTGGAACCAGGAGTTCGGCTGGCGGCAGTCGACCTCCGACGAGCAGCTCGCGGCGCTGCGCTACTACCAGGCGCTCGGGAAGCGGATGGGGATCAAGGACATCCCGGCGACCTACGAGGAGTTCGAGCAGCTGCTCGACACCTACGAGGCCGAGCACTTCGGGTACGACGAGGGCGGCCGTGCCGTCGCCGACTCGACCCTCGAGCTGCTGACCACCTTCTACCCGCGCCCGCTGGCACCGCTCATCCGGATCTTCTCGCTGTCGCTGATGGAGCCGCATCTGCTCGAGGCGTTCGGCTATCCCGAGCCCGGGCGTCTCCCGCGGGCGCTGTCGCGCGGGGCGCTGAAGGCGCGGGCACGTGTGGTGGCTCTGCTGCCGGCACGACGGAAACCTGCGTACGTCCGGGACATGCCGCGCATCCGCAGCTATCCCCACGGGTTCGACACCGAGGCCCTCGGCACCTTCGCGCCGGGGTGTCCGGTGCACCGGACCGCCGATCAGACCTCCGAGCCCGTCGAGGGCACCAAGCCGTAG
- the katG gene encoding catalase/peroxidase HPI: protein MSEESVSKCPVMNAGRVHPTVGSANQEWWPNKLNLKILAKHHPAANPVDPDFDYKTAFEALDLAAVKADIAAVLTDSKDWWPADFGNYGPFMIRLAWHAAGTYRSHDGRGGAGSGQQRFAPLNSWPDNVSLDKGRRLLWPVKAKYGQALSWADLFVLVGNVALETMGLKTFGFSGGREDVWEADDDVYWGPEKVWLDDERYTGDRDLQAPLAAVQMGLIYVNPEGPNGDPDPLKSAVDIKETFRRMGMNSEETVALIAGGHTFGKTHGAHPDDLIGPDPEAAPLENQGLGWKNGHGTGVGPDAVTSGLEVTWTYHPTRWDNEFFHILYAYDWELTESPAGAKQWKPKNNGGADLVPEAFGDGKREPRMLTSDLALRMDPEFDAISRRFKDDQDAFSDAFARAWFKLTHRDMGPKSRYAGAEVPAEDLPWQDPLPTGSAATDDASIAAAKKAIAESGLTAQQLVSTAWKAAATYRNSDKRGGANGGRIRLEPQVSWKVNQPDELKPVIAAYEQIAASTGVSFADVLVLAGGVGVEQAAKAAGYEVTVPFTAGRVDATQEQTDAENFGWLEPVADGFRNYDSGFLNLPSEFLFIDRANLLGLSAPEATVLTGGLRVIGNNWDGSDLGVFTKTPGALTNDFFVNLLDYDQQWTPSADETTYTSTNGWTGSRVDLVFGANSELRAIAELYAGDDAKEKFVKDFVSAWVKVMENDRFDLKK, encoded by the coding sequence ATGTCTGAAGAGTCCGTGAGCAAGTGCCCGGTCATGAACGCCGGCCGCGTTCACCCGACCGTCGGCAGCGCCAACCAGGAATGGTGGCCCAACAAGCTGAACTTGAAGATCCTGGCCAAGCATCACCCTGCGGCCAACCCGGTCGACCCCGACTTCGACTACAAGACGGCCTTCGAGGCGCTCGACCTGGCCGCCGTGAAGGCTGACATCGCCGCGGTCCTGACCGACTCCAAGGACTGGTGGCCGGCCGACTTCGGCAACTACGGCCCGTTCATGATCCGTCTCGCGTGGCACGCCGCGGGCACCTACCGCAGCCACGACGGCCGCGGTGGCGCCGGCAGCGGTCAGCAGCGCTTCGCGCCGCTCAACTCCTGGCCCGACAACGTCTCCCTCGACAAGGGCCGCCGTCTGCTGTGGCCGGTCAAGGCCAAGTACGGCCAGGCGCTCTCCTGGGCCGACCTGTTCGTGCTGGTCGGCAACGTCGCGCTGGAGACCATGGGCCTGAAGACCTTCGGCTTCTCCGGTGGTCGCGAGGACGTGTGGGAGGCCGACGACGACGTCTACTGGGGCCCCGAGAAGGTCTGGCTCGACGACGAGCGCTACACCGGCGACCGCGACCTGCAGGCGCCGCTGGCCGCCGTCCAGATGGGTCTGATCTACGTCAACCCGGAGGGCCCCAACGGTGACCCCGACCCGCTGAAGTCCGCGGTGGACATCAAGGAGACCTTCCGCCGCATGGGGATGAACTCCGAGGAGACCGTCGCCCTCATCGCCGGTGGCCACACCTTCGGCAAGACCCACGGTGCCCACCCCGACGACCTGATCGGTCCGGACCCGGAGGCCGCGCCCCTGGAGAACCAGGGCCTCGGCTGGAAGAACGGTCACGGCACCGGTGTCGGCCCCGACGCGGTCACCTCGGGCCTGGAGGTCACCTGGACCTACCACCCGACCCGCTGGGACAACGAGTTCTTCCACATCCTCTACGCCTACGACTGGGAGCTCACCGAGTCCCCGGCCGGCGCCAAGCAGTGGAAGCCGAAGAACAACGGCGGTGCCGACCTGGTGCCCGAGGCGTTCGGTGACGGCAAGCGCGAGCCGCGCATGCTCACCTCCGACCTCGCCCTGCGCATGGACCCCGAGTTCGACGCGATCTCGCGCCGCTTCAAGGACGACCAGGACGCCTTCTCCGACGCCTTCGCCCGCGCCTGGTTCAAGCTGACCCACCGCGACATGGGCCCGAAGAGCCGCTACGCCGGCGCCGAGGTCCCGGCCGAGGACCTGCCCTGGCAGGACCCGCTCCCGACCGGTTCGGCGGCCACCGACGACGCCTCGATCGCCGCCGCCAAGAAGGCGATCGCCGAGTCCGGCCTCACCGCTCAGCAGCTCGTCTCCACCGCCTGGAAGGCTGCGGCCACCTACCGCAACTCCGACAAGCGCGGTGGCGCCAACGGCGGTCGCATCCGCCTCGAGCCGCAGGTGTCCTGGAAGGTCAACCAGCCCGACGAGCTCAAGCCGGTCATCGCCGCCTACGAGCAGATCGCGGCCTCGACCGGTGTCTCCTTCGCCGACGTACTCGTCCTCGCCGGTGGCGTGGGTGTCGAGCAGGCCGCGAAGGCGGCGGGCTACGAGGTGACCGTGCCGTTCACGGCCGGCCGCGTCGACGCCACCCAGGAGCAGACCGACGCGGAGAACTTCGGCTGGCTCGAGCCGGTGGCCGACGGCTTCCGCAACTACGACTCCGGGTTCCTCAACCTGCCCTCCGAGTTCCTCTTCATCGACCGCGCCAACCTCCTGGGCCTCTCCGCCCCCGAGGCGACCGTCCTCACCGGTGGTCTGCGCGTGATCGGCAACAACTGGGACGGCTCGGACCTCGGTGTCTTCACCAAGACCCCGGGCGCCCTGACGAACGACTTCTTCGTCAACCTGCTCGACTACGACCAGCAGTGGACCCCGTCCGCAGACGAGACGACCTACACCAGCACCAACGGCTGGACCGGTTCGCGCGTCGACCTGGTCTTCGGCGCCAACTCCGAGCTCCGCGCCATCGCCGAGCTCTACGCCGGCGACGACGCCAAGGAGAAGTTCGTCAAGGACTTCGTCAGCGCATGGGTCAAGGTCATGGAGAACGACCGCTTCGACCTGAAGAAGTGA
- a CDS encoding Fur family transcriptional regulator encodes MGNADYEQLLRGASLRVTRPRVAVLGAVTENAHADTETILGAVRERLPDVSHQAVYDSLAALSAAGIVRRIQPSGSVARYETRVGDNHHHVVCRSCGSIADVDCAVGHAPCLTASDDNGFVVDEAEVIYWGTCPQCQAAQRKN; translated from the coding sequence GTGGGGAACGCGGACTACGAACAGTTGCTGAGAGGTGCCTCCCTGCGCGTCACTCGCCCGCGAGTGGCCGTTCTGGGGGCCGTCACCGAGAACGCGCACGCCGACACCGAGACCATCCTCGGAGCGGTGCGCGAGCGGCTTCCGGACGTCTCCCATCAAGCCGTCTACGACTCCCTCGCCGCCCTCTCGGCGGCCGGGATCGTACGCCGCATCCAGCCGTCCGGCTCGGTGGCTCGTTACGAGACCCGGGTCGGGGACAACCACCACCACGTGGTCTGCCGCTCCTGCGGGAGCATCGCCGACGTCGACTGCGCCGTCGGCCATGCGCCCTGCTTGACGGCATCGGACGACAACGGCTTCGTCGTCGACGAGGCCGAGGTCATCTACTGGGGCACCTGTCCGCAGTGCCAGGCCGCCCAGCGCAAGAACTGA
- a CDS encoding MFS transporter gives MTRLQLARTAVFVAFAIQGLTFASLITRLESIATKLDLSAGDVFVVLGVTTAIGALGSVVAGHLATRIGSAATLSLMLGGASLAAVAPAFAPTMATLLVLNGVYGFFLGGVDASMNMQGTATQDAYARPLMNGFHAMWSAAAVLGAVYATVTIALGVPLGFDMIPIALIGLAANAATFRLLLPPEAVDAAEHRTSSTQRPKPQLPWLPLLLVAVPTFAMWFIDSAASAWGGIYVVDGLGAVAAVGPAIYAAYQLVLLVVRLPGDRLVARFGPERVIRTGGIVGVGALVLIVAAPHWSVAAVGFAVLGGSLAMVPPQSFVAAAHISPDNAEEAIARVNLANYAGYLAAASLIAGVAELFGERSMFVIPLAISVLIPLMARRFATRPASEAVNLG, from the coding sequence ATGACCCGACTCCAGCTGGCCCGGACGGCGGTCTTCGTCGCCTTCGCGATCCAGGGACTGACCTTCGCATCGCTGATCACCCGGCTCGAGTCGATCGCGACCAAGCTCGATCTCAGCGCCGGCGACGTCTTCGTCGTGCTCGGAGTCACCACCGCGATCGGGGCGCTGGGCAGCGTCGTCGCGGGTCACCTCGCGACCAGGATCGGCAGCGCCGCAACCCTGTCGCTGATGCTCGGCGGTGCGTCCCTGGCCGCCGTCGCGCCCGCCTTCGCGCCGACCATGGCGACCCTGCTGGTTCTCAACGGCGTCTACGGCTTCTTCCTGGGCGGCGTCGACGCGTCGATGAACATGCAGGGCACGGCCACCCAGGACGCGTACGCCCGCCCGCTGATGAACGGCTTCCACGCGATGTGGAGCGCGGCGGCCGTCCTCGGCGCCGTCTACGCGACCGTGACGATCGCCCTCGGCGTACCTCTGGGTTTCGACATGATCCCGATCGCGCTCATCGGCCTGGCGGCCAACGCTGCCACGTTCCGGCTCCTGCTGCCGCCGGAGGCGGTCGACGCCGCCGAGCACCGGACCAGCAGTACGCAGCGTCCCAAGCCCCAGCTGCCGTGGCTGCCCCTCCTCCTGGTGGCGGTGCCCACCTTCGCGATGTGGTTCATCGACTCCGCGGCCTCGGCCTGGGGTGGGATCTACGTCGTCGACGGCCTGGGCGCCGTCGCCGCGGTCGGGCCGGCGATCTACGCCGCCTACCAGCTGGTCCTCCTGGTCGTACGGCTCCCCGGCGACCGCCTCGTCGCCCGCTTCGGTCCCGAGCGGGTGATCCGGACCGGCGGGATCGTCGGCGTCGGCGCCCTGGTGCTGATCGTCGCCGCCCCGCACTGGAGCGTCGCCGCCGTCGGCTTCGCCGTCCTCGGCGGCAGCCTCGCGATGGTCCCGCCGCAGTCCTTCGTCGCCGCCGCCCACATCTCCCCGGACAACGCCGAGGAGGCGATCGCCCGCGTCAATCTCGCCAACTACGCCGGCTACCTCGCCGCCGCCTCCCTCATCGCCGGCGTCGCCGAGCTCTTCGGCGAGCGCTCGATGTTCGTCATCCCGCTGGCGATCTCCGTGCTGATCCCGCTGATGGCCCGCCGCTTCGCCACCCGCCCTGCTTCCGAGGCGGTGAACCTCGGCTGA